The following proteins are co-located in the Candidatus Methylomirabilota bacterium genome:
- a CDS encoding DUF2207 domain-containing protein → MSVQPRGQPLPVPGARVLRARPARGAAGPQGLLRGLAITRAVLAFALLAALAAPAAAQGKSFAIDRFAVTLEVTADGILNVREAITFDFKGSHQGIFRTIPVRYERRGFEFALRIDEVHAFDERVMPLRAEVSRLGRAIHVKVLVPGAVDTARTVMLTYRVRRALMNVDGHEELYWNVTGSEWDVPIRQAEAVVSSPASIPLEQIRAIAYTGPSGTAGADYTEDRADTYLTFRTTRPLRAREGLTVAVGWPPGAIRGPSAARRALWWLGDNWPFALPLLTITGALIMWQLYGRDPGGARTIKPEYAPPDGLGPAAGGALVTEKAEPRDVVATLVDLAVRGYIRIEEIEPDFGEKDFVFHRLKPLSGDPGLKPLELYVLSRLFGSDWGVNARRLSELRRDYDNVFPPMRDEIYRSMVRDGFFPSSPERVRALWLVSGIALVAVAGWALTSGTERLGAAPLPLALGAGLSGLIVVALSRIMPRKTWRGVQALDRVKGFREFLERTSKDELRRLPPDTMHKWLAWAIALGVSERWIHAFDGLPVSQPTWYVSGGGFDLDSFDRSLSRFSSGTEQALLTSRRGAGDSWSGGRGLSGGSSGGGMGGGGGGTF, encoded by the coding sequence ATTTCCGTCCAACCTCGTGGCCAGCCTCTTCCAGTTCCGGGAGCACGCGTACTTCGAGCTCGACCGGCCCGAGGAGCGGCAGGTCCCCAAGGTCTCCTTCGGGGCTTAGCGATCACCCGAGCCGTCCTCGCCTTTGCCCTGCTGGCGGCGCTCGCCGCCCCCGCGGCGGCCCAGGGCAAGAGCTTTGCCATCGACCGCTTCGCCGTCACCCTCGAGGTCACGGCCGACGGCATCCTCAACGTGCGCGAGGCCATCACCTTCGACTTCAAGGGCAGCCACCAGGGGATCTTCCGCACCATTCCCGTCCGTTACGAGCGTCGCGGCTTCGAGTTCGCGCTCCGCATCGACGAGGTCCACGCCTTCGACGAGCGCGTCATGCCGCTGCGGGCCGAGGTCTCCCGGCTCGGGCGCGCCATCCACGTCAAGGTCTTGGTTCCTGGGGCGGTGGATACGGCGAGAACGGTCATGCTGACTTATCGCGTGCGCCGCGCGCTCATGAACGTGGACGGCCACGAGGAGCTGTACTGGAACGTCACCGGCTCGGAGTGGGACGTGCCGATTCGCCAGGCCGAGGCCGTGGTCTCCTCGCCTGCCTCCATCCCGCTCGAGCAGATCCGGGCCATCGCCTATACCGGCCCGTCGGGGACGGCGGGTGCGGACTACACCGAGGATCGAGCCGACACGTACCTGACCTTCCGGACGACCCGACCGCTTCGCGCGCGCGAGGGCCTGACGGTGGCCGTGGGCTGGCCGCCCGGCGCCATTCGGGGACCGTCGGCGGCGCGCCGGGCTCTGTGGTGGCTGGGCGACAACTGGCCCTTCGCGCTGCCCCTCCTGACCATCACGGGCGCGCTGATCATGTGGCAGCTCTATGGACGGGATCCCGGCGGCGCCCGCACCATCAAGCCGGAGTACGCCCCGCCCGACGGACTCGGTCCCGCGGCGGGGGGAGCTCTCGTCACGGAGAAGGCGGAGCCGCGCGACGTGGTCGCCACCCTCGTCGATCTGGCCGTGCGCGGCTATATCCGCATCGAGGAGATCGAGCCCGACTTCGGCGAGAAGGATTTCGTCTTTCATCGGCTCAAGCCCCTCTCGGGCGATCCCGGCCTCAAGCCCCTCGAGCTCTATGTGCTCAGCCGACTCTTCGGGAGCGACTGGGGGGTCAACGCCCGGCGGCTCTCCGAGCTCAGGCGCGACTACGACAATGTCTTCCCGCCCATGCGTGACGAGATCTACCGGAGCATGGTCCGCGACGGCTTTTTCCCGTCCTCTCCGGAGCGGGTGCGGGCCCTCTGGCTTGTCTCGGGCATCGCGCTTGTGGCCGTGGCGGGCTGGGCCCTCACGAGCGGCACGGAACGGCTCGGGGCGGCGCCCCTCCCGCTTGCCCTCGGTGCCGGTCTCTCCGGTCTCATCGTCGTCGCGCTGTCGCGGATCATGCCGAGGAAGACCTGGCGCGGCGTGCAGGCGCTGGACCGGGTCAAGGGCTTCCGGGAGTTTCTCGAGCGGACGAGCAAGGACGAGCTTCGACGCCTGCCCCCCGATACCATGCACAAGTGGCTGGCCTGGGCCATTGCTCTGGGGGTCAGCGAGCGCTGGATCCACGCATTCGACGGACTGCCCGTCAGCCAGCCCACGTGGTACGTCTCCGGCGGTGGCTTCGACCTCGACAGCTTCGACCGGAGCCTCAGCCGATTCTCCTCGGGCACCGAGCAGGCCCTGCTGACGTCCCGCCGGGGTGCG
- a CDS encoding LemA family protein has translation MSLAFLIFLAVVAAIVIFVIVSYNRLVSLAQRTQSAWSDVDVQLKRRTDLVPNLVESVKGYAAHERGTLDAVIRARGAAVAAQTPESRAQAEGQLTQALRGLFALAESYPDLKASANFQTLQASLGEIEDAVQSARRYFNAVVRDLNTTIEIFPSNLVASLFQFREHAYFELDRPEERQVPKVSFGA, from the coding sequence ATGAGTCTCGCCTTTCTGATCTTTCTTGCCGTGGTGGCCGCGATCGTCATCTTCGTGATCGTGAGCTACAACCGGCTGGTCTCGCTCGCCCAGCGCACGCAGTCGGCGTGGTCGGACGTGGACGTGCAGCTCAAGCGTCGCACCGACCTCGTCCCCAACCTCGTGGAGTCGGTCAAGGGCTACGCGGCCCACGAGCGCGGCACCCTGGACGCGGTGATCCGGGCGCGCGGCGCCGCGGTGGCCGCGCAGACGCCGGAGTCGCGCGCCCAGGCCGAAGGCCAGTTGACCCAGGCCCTCCGCGGCCTCTTCGCTCTCGCCGAGTCCTATCCCGACCTCAAGGCGAGCGCCAACTTCCAGACGCTCCAGGCCTCGCTGGGAGAGATCGAAGATGCCGTCCAGAGCGCGCGGCGCTACTTCAACGCCGTGGTGCGGGACCTCAACACGACGATCGAGATATTTCCGTCCAACCTCGTGGCCAGCCTCTTCCAGTTCCGGGAGCACGCGTACTTCGAGCTCGACCGGCCCGAGGAGCGGCAGGTCCCCAAGGTCTCCTTCGGGGCTTAG
- a CDS encoding M20/M25/M40 family metallo-hydrolase: MTTDWNAFETRLTDKRRGIVEGFLEFLRRNTVSQNPQGVRDGSEWLAALMRRRGLETRVLESGGGPAVFGERKVPGAARTVLIYCHYDTKPAPAQEWFQPSPFEPVFRKVDEADNAPFVPFDRVPTEALADWRVHARGASDDKGPIWSHLEALALMDELRLSPRVNVKFIFDGEEEIGSPFFGPLTENHRKLLAADLVLVTDGPKHASGRPTIMFGARGVLKFELTVESARRDLHSGNFAVPNPNWRLAGLLSSMAAPDGTPLIEAFEDGVLPPTQAERELMARYPLDLPSLERELGVTLPKDYLERMMFHPTLTIRGLRSGFVGAEANTIIPHKTTVAIDIRMVKNQKLETVYARVLDHIRAQGFEVIEGAEAPLPDHLRGRAVRVLDKGGYDPAKTAADLPICAEVVAAVERAHGGQEAVVVPTAGGSVPIWAFTDILKLPTILVPYANANNRQHSPNEHLRLDHLFQGVRTTAGLLHDLGD, encoded by the coding sequence ATGACCACCGACTGGAATGCATTCGAGACGAGATTGACCGACAAGCGACGCGGCATCGTCGAAGGCTTTCTCGAGTTCCTCCGCCGCAATACCGTGAGCCAGAACCCCCAGGGCGTGCGTGACGGGAGCGAATGGCTGGCCGCGCTCATGCGACGACGCGGGCTCGAGACTCGCGTGCTCGAATCAGGCGGCGGCCCCGCCGTCTTCGGCGAGCGCAAGGTGCCCGGCGCCGCCCGTACTGTACTCATCTACTGCCACTACGACACCAAGCCCGCCCCGGCCCAGGAATGGTTTCAGCCCTCGCCCTTCGAGCCGGTCTTTCGCAAGGTCGATGAGGCAGACAATGCGCCCTTTGTGCCCTTCGACCGCGTGCCCACGGAGGCCTTGGCCGACTGGCGCGTGCATGCGCGGGGGGCGTCAGACGACAAGGGGCCGATCTGGTCCCATCTCGAGGCGCTGGCCTTGATGGACGAGCTGAGGCTGTCTCCGCGGGTCAACGTCAAGTTCATCTTCGACGGCGAAGAAGAAATCGGCAGCCCCTTCTTCGGCCCCCTGACGGAAAACCACCGGAAGCTCCTCGCCGCCGATCTCGTCCTCGTCACGGATGGGCCCAAGCACGCGAGCGGCCGCCCCACCATCATGTTCGGGGCCCGCGGCGTGCTGAAGTTCGAGCTCACCGTCGAGTCCGCGCGCCGCGATCTCCACTCGGGCAATTTCGCCGTGCCCAATCCCAACTGGCGCCTGGCCGGGCTCCTGTCGAGCATGGCGGCCCCCGACGGCACGCCGCTCATCGAGGCCTTCGAAGATGGCGTGCTCCCGCCCACCCAGGCCGAGCGTGAGCTCATGGCGCGCTATCCGCTCGATCTGCCCAGCCTCGAGCGCGAGCTGGGGGTGACGCTGCCCAAGGACTACCTCGAGCGAATGATGTTCCATCCGACCCTGACCATCCGCGGGCTGCGGAGCGGTTTCGTGGGGGCCGAAGCCAATACCATCATTCCGCACAAGACCACGGTGGCCATCGACATCCGCATGGTGAAGAACCAGAAGCTCGAGACCGTCTACGCGCGCGTGCTCGACCACATCCGCGCTCAAGGCTTCGAGGTTATCGAGGGCGCGGAGGCGCCCCTGCCCGATCATCTACGCGGGCGGGCCGTGCGCGTGCTCGACAAGGGCGGCTATGACCCCGCCAAGACCGCCGCCGATCTGCCGATCTGCGCCGAAGTGGTGGCCGCCGTCGAGCGGGCGCATGGCGGCCAGGAGGCGGTGGTGGTGCCGACGGCGGGAGGCAGCGTGCCGATCTGGGCCTTTACCGACATCCTGAAGCTGCCGACCATCCTGGTGCCCTACGCCAACGCCAACAATCGACAGCACAGCCCCAACGAGCACCTGAGGCTGGATCATCTCTTCCAGGGGGTGAGGACGACGGCAGGTCTGCTCCACGACCTCGGCGATTAG
- the zwf gene encoding glucose-6-phosphate dehydrogenase: MATGLRPPPPCTFVIFGAAGDLTKRKLLPALYNLKAAGLLPRPFAIVGVTRKEKTHEEFREEQTKDIHEFATQRVDEALWEELRPCLYYQAGEFTDPATYTKLEALLKEVGKTHGTGDSVLFYLATPPDFFGEIVKRLGETGLSRQTTGAWRRVVVEKPFGRDLDSARALNADLSRVLEENQIYRIDHYLGKETVQNIMVFRFANGFLEPVWNRNYVDHVQLMVAETVGVEDRGNYYDKAGVVRDMMQNHMLQLLALVAMEPPTSFQAEAVRDERVKVFTAIRTLKPEDVLKATVRGQYGPGVIDGQPVPGYRSEPKVSPTSNTETYAAIRLEVENWRWAGVPFYLRSGKRLARRDTEIMIQFRRPPLLLFEEREKQVEPNRLVLHIQPEEGIEIQMKAKHPGPAMELNTVKLAFSYKEFGETSAATGYERLLYDSMIGDSTLFHRADMVEEAWRIVTPILDLWASLPARDFPNYPAGSWGPAVADALIERDGRKWWLPK; this comes from the coding sequence ATGGCGACCGGGCTCAGGCCGCCGCCTCCCTGCACCTTCGTCATCTTCGGCGCCGCGGGCGATCTGACCAAGCGCAAGCTGCTGCCCGCCCTCTACAACCTCAAGGCGGCGGGACTGCTGCCCCGCCCCTTCGCCATCGTGGGGGTGACGCGTAAAGAGAAGACCCACGAGGAGTTTCGAGAGGAGCAGACCAAGGACATCCACGAGTTCGCCACCCAGCGGGTCGACGAGGCGCTGTGGGAGGAACTCCGCCCGTGTCTCTACTACCAGGCCGGGGAGTTCACTGATCCCGCGACGTATACCAAGCTCGAGGCCCTGCTCAAGGAGGTCGGGAAGACCCACGGCACGGGCGACAGCGTGCTCTTCTATCTGGCCACTCCCCCCGACTTCTTCGGCGAGATCGTGAAGCGCCTGGGGGAGACCGGCCTGAGCCGGCAAACGACGGGGGCCTGGCGGCGCGTCGTCGTCGAGAAGCCCTTCGGTCGCGACCTCGATTCCGCCCGGGCTCTCAACGCCGATCTCTCGCGCGTGCTCGAGGAGAACCAGATCTACCGGATCGACCACTACCTCGGCAAGGAGACCGTCCAGAACATCATGGTCTTCCGTTTCGCCAATGGCTTCCTCGAGCCCGTGTGGAACCGCAACTACGTCGACCACGTCCAGCTCATGGTCGCGGAGACGGTGGGCGTGGAGGACCGCGGCAACTACTACGACAAGGCGGGCGTGGTGCGGGACATGATGCAGAATCACATGCTCCAGCTCCTCGCCCTGGTCGCCATGGAGCCGCCCACGTCTTTCCAGGCCGAGGCCGTGCGGGACGAACGCGTCAAGGTGTTCACGGCCATCCGCACCCTCAAGCCCGAGGATGTGCTCAAGGCGACGGTGAGAGGTCAGTACGGCCCCGGGGTGATCGACGGCCAGCCCGTCCCGGGTTACCGGAGCGAGCCGAAGGTCTCGCCGACCTCGAACACGGAGACCTACGCGGCGATACGGCTGGAGGTCGAGAACTGGCGCTGGGCCGGCGTGCCCTTCTACCTCCGCTCGGGCAAGCGGCTGGCCCGGCGCGACACCGAGATCATGATCCAGTTCCGGCGGCCGCCCCTCTTGCTTTTCGAGGAGCGGGAGAAGCAGGTCGAGCCCAATCGCCTCGTGCTCCACATCCAGCCCGAGGAGGGCATCGAGATTCAGATGAAGGCCAAGCACCCGGGGCCGGCCATGGAGCTGAACACGGTCAAGCTCGCTTTCTCCTACAAGGAGTTCGGCGAGACGAGCGCGGCCACCGGGTACGAGCGGTTGCTCTATGACAGCATGATCGGCGACTCGACCCTCTTCCATCGCGCGGACATGGTCGAGGAAGCCTGGCGCATCGTCACGCCCATCCTGGACTTGTGGGCCTCCCTGCCTGCCCGGGACTTTCCTAACTATCCCGCCGGGTCCTGGGGCCCTGCGGTTGCCGACGCGCTGATCGAGCGGGATGGGCGCAAGTGGTGGCTGCCTAAATGA
- the gnd gene encoding decarboxylating 6-phosphogluconate dehydrogenase, with translation MQIGMVGLGRMGGNMARRLMRGGHEVVAYATDPAAVKQISSEGAKGVSTLDDLVAGLTPPRTAWIMVPAGEATEQVVRELAKRMTRGDVIIDGGNSFYKDDVRRKKMVEPQGIHYIDAGTSGGVWGLERGYCLMIGGPRDVVERLDPIFKSLAPGMGSIPRTPGREKLAGTAEQGYLYCGPSGAGHFVKMVHNGIEYGLMQSYAEGLDIFRNATSKDLAPELRYDLDLADITEVWRRGSVISSWLLDLTAQALVENPTLSNFEGVVADSGEGRWTVMAAVEEGVPADVLSASLYTRFRSRQEHTFAEKVLSAMRHKFGGHVEPPAGG, from the coding sequence ATGCAGATCGGTATGGTCGGCCTGGGGCGCATGGGCGGCAACATGGCGCGGCGCCTCATGAGGGGCGGGCACGAGGTGGTCGCGTACGCGACCGATCCGGCCGCCGTCAAGCAGATCTCGAGCGAAGGGGCGAAGGGTGTCAGCACCCTCGACGACCTCGTGGCCGGACTCACGCCGCCCCGGACGGCGTGGATCATGGTGCCCGCGGGCGAGGCAACCGAGCAGGTGGTGAGGGAGCTCGCGAAGCGGATGACCAGGGGCGACGTCATCATCGATGGCGGCAATTCCTTCTACAAGGACGATGTCCGCCGGAAGAAGATGGTGGAGCCCCAGGGCATCCACTACATCGATGCGGGAACGTCCGGCGGCGTGTGGGGCCTCGAGCGCGGCTACTGCCTCATGATCGGGGGCCCCCGTGATGTCGTGGAGCGCCTGGACCCGATCTTCAAGAGCCTGGCCCCCGGCATGGGCTCCATCCCTCGCACGCCCGGACGTGAAAAGCTCGCGGGGACCGCAGAGCAGGGGTACCTTTACTGTGGACCGAGCGGGGCCGGCCATTTCGTCAAGATGGTGCACAACGGGATCGAGTACGGGCTCATGCAGTCCTATGCCGAGGGTCTCGACATCTTCAGGAACGCCACCAGCAAGGACCTGGCTCCGGAGCTGCGCTACGATCTCGACCTCGCCGACATCACCGAGGTCTGGCGGCGGGGCAGCGTGATCAGCTCGTGGCTGCTCGACCTGACCGCGCAGGCGCTCGTGGAGAACCCCACCCTCTCGAACTTCGAGGGCGTGGTGGCGGACTCGGGGGAGGGGCGGTGGACGGTGATGGCCGCCGTCGAGGAAGGCGTTCCCGCCGACGTGCTCTCCGCCTCCCTGTACACGCGCTTCCGCTCGCGACAGGAGCACACCTTCGCCGAGAAGGTGCTGTCGGCGATGCGACACAAGTTCGGCGGCCACGTCGAGCCGCCCGCGGGCGGCTAG
- a CDS encoding bifunctional transaldolase/phosoglucose isomerase has protein sequence MSDPLRDVQSQTWTLPADLEAAVKAEIQAWQEAGKVRRLWQRDASLWTATDEASWLGWLELPAEEIAQIDHLKRAQEDARTGGFDHVLLLGMGGSSLCPEVLRMTFGRVAGFPELHVLDSTDPAQIRSVERRLDPARTLFIVSSKSGTTLEPNIFKDYFFDRVRRAVGEESAGSHFIAITDPRSKLQQVAEAAHFRHVYFGVPSVGGRYSALSDFGMVPAAIMGLGVGHFLTRAKEMATACSAAVSVADNPGAALGIVMGVLARGGRDKVTLIASPGIHDLGAWLEQLLAESTGKEGKGIVPVDREPSGDTAVYGADQLFVYLRLEPAPDLHQDEHVAALERAGHPVVRIRVGHRYDLGQEFFRWEFATAVAGAIIGINAFNQPDVEASKIATRKLTEQYERTGMLAPEAAMLEGDGLRLYADEGNASQLMAVPGARTSIVGALHAHFARLKPGDYAAFLAYIEMSEAHEQTLQAMRRMVRDGKHVATCLGFGPRFLHSTGQVYKGGPNSGVFLQITCDDATDLPVPGQKLTFGVVKAAQARGDFQVLAERQRRALRVHLGKDVTAGLEALRRAIEQALA, from the coding sequence ATGAGCGATCCGCTACGGGACGTGCAGAGCCAGACGTGGACGCTGCCCGCGGACCTCGAGGCGGCGGTCAAGGCGGAGATCCAGGCCTGGCAGGAGGCGGGCAAGGTGCGCCGTCTCTGGCAGCGCGACGCGTCGCTGTGGACGGCCACGGACGAGGCCTCGTGGCTCGGCTGGCTCGAGCTCCCCGCGGAGGAGATCGCGCAGATCGATCATCTGAAGCGGGCCCAGGAGGACGCGCGCACGGGCGGCTTCGACCATGTCCTGCTCCTGGGGATGGGCGGCTCGAGCCTCTGCCCCGAGGTGCTGCGGATGACCTTCGGCCGGGTCGCGGGCTTCCCCGAGCTGCACGTGCTGGACTCGACGGATCCCGCTCAGATCCGCAGCGTAGAGCGGAGACTGGATCCCGCCCGGACTCTCTTCATCGTGTCAAGCAAGTCCGGCACCACCCTCGAGCCGAACATCTTCAAGGACTACTTCTTCGACCGCGTCAGGCGGGCGGTGGGTGAGGAAAGCGCGGGGAGCCACTTCATCGCGATCACCGATCCTCGCTCGAAGCTGCAGCAGGTCGCGGAGGCCGCCCATTTCCGGCACGTCTACTTCGGCGTGCCGTCGGTGGGCGGCCGCTACTCGGCCCTGTCGGATTTCGGCATGGTGCCGGCCGCCATCATGGGACTCGGCGTGGGGCATTTCCTGACTCGGGCGAAGGAGATGGCGACGGCCTGCTCCGCCGCGGTTTCCGTGGCCGACAACCCCGGCGCGGCGCTCGGCATCGTGATGGGCGTGCTCGCCAGAGGCGGCCGTGACAAGGTGACCCTGATCGCCTCTCCGGGCATCCACGACCTCGGCGCCTGGCTCGAGCAGCTCCTCGCCGAGTCCACGGGCAAGGAGGGGAAGGGGATCGTTCCCGTGGACCGCGAGCCGTCCGGCGACACGGCCGTCTACGGCGCCGATCAGCTCTTCGTCTATCTGCGCCTCGAGCCCGCCCCGGACCTCCACCAGGACGAGCACGTGGCGGCTCTCGAGCGGGCGGGGCACCCAGTGGTGCGCATTCGCGTCGGCCATCGGTACGATCTGGGGCAGGAATTCTTCCGCTGGGAGTTCGCCACGGCGGTGGCGGGGGCGATCATCGGCATCAATGCCTTCAATCAGCCCGACGTGGAGGCGAGCAAGATCGCCACGCGGAAGCTGACCGAGCAGTACGAGCGCACGGGTATGCTGGCACCCGAAGCCGCCATGCTCGAGGGCGACGGCCTGAGGCTCTATGCCGACGAGGGCAATGCCTCACAGCTCATGGCGGTGCCGGGGGCTCGCACCTCGATCGTGGGAGCCCTGCACGCGCACTTCGCACGGCTCAAGCCCGGTGACTACGCGGCCTTCCTCGCCTATATCGAGATGAGCGAGGCGCACGAGCAGACCCTCCAGGCCATGCGCCGAATGGTGCGCGACGGCAAGCACGTCGCGACCTGCCTCGGTTTCGGCCCGCGCTTCCTGCACTCGACGGGTCAGGTCTACAAGGGCGGGCCCAACTCCGGCGTCTTTCTGCAGATCACCTGCGATGACGCCACCGATCTGCCCGTGCCCGGACAGAAGCTCACCTTCGGCGTGGTCAAGGCGGCGCAGGCCCGCGGCGACTTCCAGGTGCTGGCGGAGCGGCAGCGACGGGCCCTCCGGGTGCACCTCGGCAAGGACGTGACGGCCGGTCTGGAGGCGCTTCGGCGGGCCATCGAACAGGCGCTCGCCTAG
- the glk gene encoding glucokinase, producing the protein MILAGDVGGTKTALAVLDETSATRRVVREATLPSREIESFEAAVTTFIGGAPALRVRAACFGVAGPVVDGRCVTTNLPWELEESKLAGVLGCPVKLMNDLEAAATGVLDLPDEDFLILQAGQWRSGRHMAMIAAGTGLGEAFMIWDGARYQVVASEGGHVDFAPRDELEVDLLRFLREEFGHVSYERVLSGPGLHQIYRFLQMRAGHAAPDWLRHRLGSEDPSAVISEVALAGGDPVCVETLDRFVSVYGSEAGNLALKAVAMGGVVVGGGIAPRIRARLTDGRFVKAFLSKGRFRDLLSTVPVKVSLDPRAPLWGAARVAGEMART; encoded by the coding sequence ATGATCCTCGCCGGCGATGTCGGGGGCACCAAGACCGCCCTCGCCGTGCTCGACGAGACCTCGGCAACTCGCCGGGTCGTGCGGGAGGCGACCCTGCCGAGCCGCGAGATCGAAAGCTTCGAGGCTGCGGTGACGACCTTCATCGGCGGCGCCCCGGCCCTCCGAGTGCGCGCGGCGTGCTTCGGGGTGGCCGGGCCCGTGGTGGACGGCCGCTGCGTCACCACCAACCTGCCCTGGGAGCTCGAGGAATCGAAGCTCGCGGGCGTGCTGGGCTGCCCGGTGAAGCTGATGAACGACCTGGAGGCGGCGGCCACCGGCGTCCTCGATCTGCCGGACGAGGACTTCCTCATTCTGCAGGCGGGACAGTGGCGATCCGGGCGGCACATGGCCATGATCGCCGCGGGCACGGGCCTCGGCGAGGCGTTCATGATCTGGGACGGCGCTCGATACCAAGTGGTCGCCTCGGAGGGGGGGCACGTGGACTTCGCGCCCCGCGACGAGCTCGAGGTAGATCTCCTCCGCTTCCTTCGGGAAGAATTTGGCCACGTCAGCTACGAGCGCGTGCTGTCGGGGCCCGGCCTCCACCAGATCTATCGGTTCTTACAGATGCGAGCCGGACACGCCGCGCCCGACTGGCTGCGCCACCGGCTGGGAAGCGAGGATCCGAGCGCCGTCATCTCCGAGGTCGCCCTCGCGGGGGGCGATCCGGTGTGCGTGGAGACTCTGGATCGTTTCGTCTCCGTCTATGGCAGCGAGGCGGGCAACCTCGCCCTCAAGGCCGTGGCCATGGGGGGAGTCGTGGTGGGCGGCGGCATCGCGCCCAGGATCCGTGCGCGGCTGACCGACGGCCGCTTCGTCAAGGCCTTTCTCTCCAAGGGGCGCTTCCGAGACCTCTTGTCGACGGTGCCCGTCAAGGTCTCCCTCGATCCGCGGGCGCCGCTCTGGGGCGCCGCGCGAGTGGCGGGGGAGATGGCCAGGACATGA
- the pgl gene encoding 6-phosphogluconolactonase — protein sequence MSSLEMFEDAAALSQAAGAEFVALAMAAIGARGRFTVALSGGSTPRRLYGLLAASPLRDAVDWGRVEFFWGDERAVPPEHPDSNYGAAAAALLDKIGAAPSLVHRMRGEDPDLDRAARDYQLTIARRFGVDVKGPPPALDLILLGMGPDGHTASLFPASPALKERQRWVVPNHAARLGADRITLTARILNQGREIRFLVTGADKAETLKAVLEGPVDPERLPVQLIAPTSGRLRWLLDRAAAADLKGGA from the coding sequence ATGAGCTCCCTCGAGATGTTCGAGGACGCGGCGGCGCTGTCACAGGCGGCCGGGGCCGAGTTCGTCGCGTTGGCGATGGCGGCCATCGGCGCGCGCGGCCGATTCACCGTCGCCCTGTCCGGAGGCTCGACCCCCCGGCGCCTCTATGGATTGCTGGCCGCGTCTCCCCTCCGCGACGCCGTCGACTGGGGGCGGGTGGAGTTCTTCTGGGGTGACGAGCGCGCCGTCCCCCCCGAGCACCCTGACTCGAACTATGGCGCCGCGGCCGCCGCGCTCCTCGACAAGATCGGCGCCGCCCCTTCGCTCGTGCACCGGATGCGCGGAGAGGATCCCGATCTCGATCGCGCGGCGCGCGACTATCAGCTCACGATCGCGCGCCGCTTCGGGGTCGACGTCAAGGGCCCGCCTCCGGCCCTCGACCTGATCCTGCTCGGCATGGGGCCCGACGGTCACACCGCCTCGCTCTTCCCGGCGAGCCCGGCGCTGAAGGAGCGGCAGCGCTGGGTCGTGCCAAACCACGCGGCCCGGCTGGGGGCCGACCGGATCACGCTGACCGCGCGCATCTTGAACCAGGGGCGGGAGATCCGGTTCCTCGTCACGGGCGCCGACAAGGCCGAGACCCTCAAGGCCGTTCTCGAGGGCCCGGTTGATCCGGAGCGGCTGCCTGTCCAGCTCATTGCGCCGACGTCGGGTCGCCTGCGCTGGCTCCTCGACCGCGCGGCTGCGGCAGATCTCAAGGGTGGCGCATGA
- the rpiA gene encoding ribose-5-phosphate isomerase RpiA produces the protein MGHTDDNAGHRTAMSDEVDPAAMALLAERALAELRDGALVGLGSGRAAAAFVRALGVRVRAGFRARGVPTSHDTATLAREVGVPLVGLEVGTLDVTVDGADEVDPACDLIKGFGGALLYERIVAAASRRQIILVEANKLVPALGHHGRLPVEIVPFAQPLCQDRLTALGLRPELRTVEGRTFMTDAGHILLDCGTGPIADKAALDASVRAIPGVLDHGLFLGTASLVLVAEGGRVRELGPRARVAR, from the coding sequence GTGGGCCATACCGACGACAATGCAGGCCACCGGACGGCCATGAGCGACGAAGTCGATCCGGCCGCCATGGCCTTGCTGGCCGAGCGTGCCCTCGCGGAGCTGCGCGACGGCGCCCTGGTGGGCCTGGGCTCCGGTCGCGCGGCCGCGGCTTTCGTGCGCGCCCTCGGGGTGCGCGTGCGGGCGGGCTTTCGCGCGCGCGGCGTGCCCACCTCCCATGACACGGCGACCCTCGCCCGCGAGGTGGGCGTGCCCCTGGTCGGCCTCGAGGTCGGGACTCTCGACGTGACGGTGGATGGCGCCGACGAGGTGGATCCCGCTTGCGATCTCATCAAAGGCTTCGGCGGTGCTCTCTTGTACGAGCGCATCGTCGCGGCGGCCTCCCGCCGCCAGATCATCCTGGTGGAAGCGAACAAGCTCGTGCCCGCCCTCGGCCATCACGGGCGGCTTCCCGTGGAGATCGTGCCGTTCGCTCAGCCGCTCTGCCAGGATCGCCTGACCGCCCTCGGCCTGCGGCCCGAGCTGCGGACGGTCGAGGGCCGGACCTTCATGACGGATGCGGGGCACATCCTCCTCGACTGCGGCACGGGCCCCATCGCCGACAAGGCCGCGCTCGACGCTTCCGTGCGGGCGATTCCCGGCGTCCTCGACCATGGTCTCTTTCTCGGCACCGCCTCGTTGGTGCTGGTGGCCGAGGGGGGGCGCGTCCGCGAGCTCGGACCGCGGGCGAGGGTCGCGCGATGA